In the bacterium genome, GGGCGTTGACGGCCTCGATCTCATCAGGGAAATAGCCAACAAAGCCCCTACCCGCCTCAAAAGCAAAGGGGCGCTGCTGCTGGAGTTCGGGACGGGTCAGGAGGAAGCGGTTGCGGGGATTCTGGAGTCGGTCCCGGGATTATCGGGAATGCGGATCATTTCGGACTACGCGAAAAAACCCAGAGTAGCGGCGGCAATAAAAATATAAATTTTTTATTCTCCCCCTCTATGCAAAAAAACAAATCGGGCTAGATTGTTCCCTCGGGGTTCCGGCGCGATTGCCGCCGGGCCTGGCGTGAAGTGGATCCGCTTGCAGGGTCCGGAAAATCCGCGCAACCGGCGCGGGAAGGGGTGTCGCGGGAAACCGATGACACCCCTTTTCGTTCCGGCTAATGCAGATACAGGTAGGCGACGGCCAGGCCGAGGAGGATGACCACGCTCATGAGCATCTTCACGAGGGGAAATTCCGGACGTCCGAGAAAGAGCCCCAGCGCCTCCAGGTAAAGGGTGTGCTGCGCCGAGCGCTCGAAGAATCTGCGCATGGCCCACACCCAGAGGGCCATTGCGAGATTCCCTCCGGCGCTGAAAGCCGCGAGGATGGTCACGTAGCGGTTGCCGTGCGGCCCTTCCACGAAGGACAGCAGAAGAAACATCACGGAAAGCGCCAGAAAAAGCAGGGCGACGAGCCGCTCTTCTTTTTTTATCAACTCTTCTCTTGAGATTTCCTCGCTCACGGGCCGGAACCTCCTAAAGGGGTTGCGCGCAAGTCCTTAATGGTTTTCAAAACCCGCGCCACCTCCTATAATCTACCAAGCGGCGGGTCACGCCGCAAAGCCCTAAATTTTGCAGTGGAGAACACCATGAAGAGAATTCTGGCGGCGTTGCTTTTTTGCCTCCTTCCCGTGCTGGCATGCGGAGCCGACGTGAAGGCGGTTTCGGAAAAGGCGGAGAAGCTGGTCCAGCAGGGTAAATACGCCTCCGCCCTTAAGGTCCTCGGCGAAAAGGATCTGGCGCTTGAAAATCCCGCGCTCTTCAAGCGGTACGTCGATATAGTCCTCGGGCAAAACGTAAGCCAGATAGGCTTTCGCACCTTTTTCGCGCGCGACCTAAAAAAGGGCGAAAGCCTGGAGGAGGCACGGGGGAAGGCTGACCCGGAAGATTTCGTCGAAGAGGATCTGGAGGCGGCGGTAAAGACCGTAATAACCGGATTTCCCGAGGACCCCAACGCGAATTACGCCGCCGGAAAGTACATCTACGAGGGGCTCGAATGCAGGTGCGCGACCTTCGAGAAATTCCCTCCCTATCTCCAGTCGGTCTACCCCTACTACCTGAAAGCCAAGGAGGGCGGCGTCTTCGACTACATCTCCCTCTTCCGCCTCGGTTTTTTGCGCCAGTTGCAGGGAGGCGAGGAGAACACCGCGAAGGCGCTCGAATTCTACCATCTCGCCCTCGACCTGAAGAAGGACTACCCGCCGCTGCGCTACAACCTCGGCGTCCTCTACTTCATGGTAGGTTTTCCCGAGATAGCCTTAGAACACGCCACTGCCGCGCTGGGCGGTTACAAGGACTCGGAGCACGAAGCCGACGCCAGCCACCTTCTCGCCCGCGTGGAAGAGGTTCTGGAGAAAACCGAAGACGCTAAAAAGCACTTCCGGCACGCGCTGGAACTCAACCCCCTCCACGAGTTCGCCTTCTCCGACTACGCCGCGTTTCTCCGGCGAAGCGGCGACGCCGGGGGATATAAAAAGACCGTTCTCGAAGGGATATTGAGAGACCCTTCAAACCCCGCCCTCTTTACCGCCTACCTGAACGTGGTTATGGGGCTCGGGGCAAACGCCGAAGACAAGGCTATATTGAAGGAGATAGTTTCGGGAAAGTACGAGGACCCGGAGACGGAGGGGGTGGTTTTCTACAACGCCGGTCAGCTGGCGGAGATTTCGGGCGATTCCCGTGCCGCCCTCGAATACTACAGCCGCTCGATGGAAAGCTTTAAAAAGTCCGGCACCGAAAAGCCCGAGTTTCTCGAAGGGCTCCGGAAGATGATCGACCGGCAGAAAAAATAGCGGGAGAAAAAACCATGCAGAAGAAAATTGTTAGTTCCCGGCGAGGAATCTCTCTTCGCCTTCGC is a window encoding:
- a CDS encoding tetratricopeptide repeat protein; translated protein: MKRILAALLFCLLPVLACGADVKAVSEKAEKLVQQGKYASALKVLGEKDLALENPALFKRYVDIVLGQNVSQIGFRTFFARDLKKGESLEEARGKADPEDFVEEDLEAAVKTVITGFPEDPNANYAAGKYIYEGLECRCATFEKFPPYLQSVYPYYLKAKEGGVFDYISLFRLGFLRQLQGGEENTAKALEFYHLALDLKKDYPPLRYNLGVLYFMVGFPEIALEHATAALGGYKDSEHEADASHLLARVEEVLEKTEDAKKHFRHALELNPLHEFAFSDYAAFLRRSGDAGGYKKTVLEGILRDPSNPALFTAYLNVVMGLGANAEDKAILKEIVSGKYEDPETEGVVFYNAGQLAEISGDSRAALEYYSRSMESFKKSGTEKPEFLEGLRKMIDRQKK